One Paraburkholderia kururiensis DNA window includes the following coding sequences:
- a CDS encoding putative toxin encodes MRTTGKDILRRAMQRTAARDSARFAHAEDLNTVRPALWRRVTAAVMVVVTYFAPAVFLADATAHAAPIVDPRAPITFQPTITQSSAGVPVINIPAPNAQGISASQLQSLSAGSEGLIFNNSLVAGTSLIGGQVGSNPNLAGRTASVILAQVISTGRQYASVIAGPLEIFGNSASLIIANPNGISVPGGTALTNISNLTLTTGTPQFITAAGGTPTDFAHAGALAWSVNGGNISINGPPGNDGTPGAGIEGTVGNIDLIGETVSLAAPLNANNRVNIVTGDQLVTPTSSGATGTTWTTSSNGSANTATTSGAVAIDASRYGSVTSGQVYIVSTAAGMGVNMQGPLAATAGNVTVTSNGDIAVGGTSATGNVSLASQGNTTVSGTGVANQNYTVSATGDINVTGSASAGQDATLNAGGSLNVASVAANGNSTLTAGNSMTVGSVSGQNLSLKTTTGDITVNSGLTAPGTIAANAGRDLTVNGAVNGGSTVGLAAARNAAINGAVSGVGDTTIIAQAGTANVSGSATSNGALILSSAQGTTLGGTAQAQGPVTISSQSGPVTGSGNVASSQGAVSLAAGQDIGLTGSVQAGTTVTATAGGNASLGGTVTAPGAISVTAGGNSALGGNATSGSTLTVTSGGSTAISGSASSVGDMSLAANGGTLSTTGSVTTLGNLTANGQQGVNLGGNVYSQGNAQIGSGVGNVAVAGTLTTPGTATISAGQDVTVSGNAHSGGSTSIAATRDVTLNGGLEADGTSNATVTAGRDITGSGAVGVANDTMLSAGRNIDITGAIQTGNNLAATAGTSLSVGATTAVGTETLTATNGSATLGGNALSGGAMNVTAGTGISAQGTVQSLGDLGMNAKGGDLTAASTVSTAGNATLNAGGNLNLNGQTTVSKDATLTGANITTQGVAVGGNLNATATQNLDTSAGQLNATYSPSAPALSVNGDATLKGANVTTANAVIGGTYSATGTTGLTTGGTAAYMGNATLAGGTVTNVGSQMAKGNLAVSGSNVSNQGSLSSLATMAVSAANLTNTGTIYGPTNAINVSGGTTNTGGLLATSALNLVTGALNNSSGLIYTGDVNNPGAAAGDVTVTVNGGNGTFNNTNGQILAQHNLTLYLPNQAFDPSAAASGTLNLGNVLTINAQQLNNSGTWAMPGNNVSINAAQGFTNTGTISKSGDITLSTSGTLSNSGTITAGNNVNLSGTVVNQAGGTIHADNDVNLTGVATNAGTVSAVRDVNVNGSSYDNSGAVTAAGRNFSANLSGDLANTGGTITAQNDVTINAANVLNNRAGANSTTTTSMGTTISATGLGSALLSAPLGLLTLDDLSTTPDGSTADYRATITGRVGDLQLAGTNTATAPDLSSGALYGIALPTVTRTITTTQPSGAAGVIAAGHDLSITTGNLGNHGSTISAGNNATLRVASLDNGGDASITTVTDTIDAASYASFLSQLKAAYQAGTLQALEGTQTVGGSNGAGDVYIETLSINTGTAPPSGQTSTLTTWTSQNAGQIVAGNNLSLTGTGGGLTNAGNLYAAQDLVISAGSFTNQGYHTSNLTSTSGCAAGVAQDQCGMFGVNLDSSTSLPWTFQRPGQAFTNPYTTRFQQQYVLGSYYRGWVPGNDGSAVYGDQTSTQSYSYTQTNNTVFAGRDLIIAAPTVSNAYGNLLAGRDVVIGGSGTSRDNTNLASPQTTLTQAGSLTNSSGNIQAGRDMALAVSSLVNTLTAPAQIYQNYGTTARYGCSGASYHFCDAFVDVQSGDASTITANRNLSVSAGTVTNTGSLITAGSQATVTASSGITNQDQTLNAYWHDAFNGGVIGGSMPPDNFGCGTSGNCSTLFGSAYRSGDGVQPPTPYQSLPGTIQAPSLTVTAGGALQNSGNVMGQQVSLTGASLVNGLTSPGAYTPQPTVSQQVIPLGPPGVPVIASTALNGANGVNGAVFQPSSIHSTVGLSAGTAIGDQSVGVPGSPAVSRAGVPSMSSVQAVNGQASVSPSYLLNNPASQVIASVGPAQLIANLPANLQPSSSIFYYDPFTEDQVLQQAALNQTGQASFISGLTYDSQNQKSVTDQEKSVLYANAIQYAESHNVALGTALSQQQIASLDAPMLWYVEETVPEPGCTATGTVSCPTVNALMPQVYLPQNYAVVEHDGAITGQNVTLTASNGGTITNTGAITATDSLTVNAGTLTNQQRSTDIGTQYTMVGPYGLLTTTGTVTQQGGFMSAGNYDLNVDRLEQIGGALQKLSTDGSIDTAGTTQQLAALKAQLGSSFVQGTATNDLHTSFTSLADSPGAFEMIGMAVTVVVASFITAGLASAMMGPVMAGTVGGSMVSAGAAGFVGSAVSQASTGQFSFTTALEGGAVGAVTAGLTNGITYSADNGFGWSGLGAKISDNSLSALAGVKNVGGVLVPQAGATTASTIGQVAVAMGAEATIQAGVQTAIQGGSFLTNLRNSAVSDLAAAAAYGIGNAASVQGSPIAVGTPGYWLAHAALGCAASAAEGTGCAGGAIGGATSAVLSPWVIGQIDPTGKPLDPGQAAAVAALATLSSGTLAGLLGQNVQGAMTAAQNEAINNAAKHIGGVNPDAATHDPGMQGYDAENDTHRVLPSSGGVANEAEAGDNVTVGQGTPVGAGAAAYAPGQASFQRGIQFQGDALSALGLPENTVRITVTLPNGSPVTVVPDAVDGSTIIEVKDVANLSNSNQFRGYLATGNPIQLIVSPNTKTISQPLQNLINNSGGSIRVFNPATGTFRPWTSK; translated from the coding sequence ATGCGAACCACGGGGAAAGACATCCTCCGTCGCGCGATGCAGCGCACGGCGGCAAGGGACAGTGCGCGCTTCGCGCATGCTGAAGACCTGAACACGGTGCGGCCCGCACTGTGGCGCAGGGTCACGGCGGCCGTCATGGTCGTCGTGACGTACTTCGCGCCTGCGGTGTTCCTGGCCGACGCAACCGCGCATGCAGCGCCCATCGTCGATCCGCGCGCCCCCATCACCTTCCAGCCGACCATCACGCAGAGTTCGGCGGGCGTTCCCGTTATCAACATTCCCGCACCGAACGCACAGGGCATTTCCGCCTCGCAGCTCCAGAGCCTGTCGGCCGGCAGTGAAGGTCTGATCTTCAACAACAGCCTGGTCGCGGGGACTTCACTCATCGGCGGGCAGGTCGGCTCGAACCCGAACCTGGCTGGCCGCACGGCGTCGGTCATCCTCGCGCAGGTCATCTCAACCGGCAGGCAGTACGCTTCCGTCATAGCCGGGCCGCTCGAGATTTTCGGGAATTCTGCATCCCTGATCATCGCCAACCCCAACGGAATCAGCGTCCCGGGTGGCACGGCGCTCACCAACATCTCGAACCTGACGCTGACCACCGGCACGCCGCAGTTCATCACGGCAGCGGGTGGCACCCCGACCGACTTCGCGCATGCCGGCGCGCTCGCCTGGAGCGTGAACGGCGGCAACATCTCGATCAACGGGCCGCCGGGTAACGATGGCACGCCCGGGGCGGGTATCGAGGGCACCGTTGGCAACATCGACCTGATTGGCGAAACGGTTTCACTGGCCGCGCCGCTGAACGCGAACAACCGCGTCAACATCGTGACCGGCGACCAGCTCGTCACACCCACCTCGTCAGGTGCGACCGGCACCACCTGGACCACCTCATCGAACGGCAGCGCCAACACCGCCACCACCAGCGGTGCAGTCGCCATCGATGCGAGCCGGTACGGCTCGGTCACGTCAGGACAGGTGTACATCGTTTCCACCGCGGCCGGCATGGGCGTCAACATGCAGGGGCCGCTCGCCGCGACTGCCGGCAACGTGACGGTCACCTCGAACGGCGACATTGCCGTGGGCGGCACGTCCGCGACCGGGAACGTCAGCCTCGCGAGCCAGGGCAACACCACGGTCTCCGGCACGGGCGTCGCGAACCAGAACTACACCGTTTCGGCGACCGGCGACATCAACGTAACGGGTAGCGCATCGGCCGGACAGGACGCGACGCTCAATGCGGGCGGCAGCCTCAATGTCGCATCGGTCGCGGCCAACGGCAACAGCACACTCACGGCTGGCAACTCGATGACGGTGGGTTCCGTCTCCGGCCAGAACCTCTCGCTCAAGACGACGACCGGCGACATCACGGTCAACTCGGGCCTGACTGCGCCCGGCACGATCGCCGCGAACGCGGGCCGCGACCTCACCGTGAACGGCGCGGTCAATGGTGGAAGCACGGTCGGTCTTGCCGCCGCGCGCAATGCCGCCATCAATGGCGCGGTCTCGGGTGTCGGCGACACAACGATCATTGCACAGGCCGGCACGGCAAACGTTTCCGGTAGCGCCACGAGCAACGGCGCACTCATCCTCTCGTCGGCACAGGGCACGACGCTGGGCGGCACGGCCCAGGCGCAGGGGCCGGTCACCATCAGCTCGCAGTCGGGCCCGGTCACGGGCAGCGGCAACGTCGCCTCGTCGCAGGGCGCGGTCTCGCTAGCGGCGGGGCAGGACATCGGGCTCACGGGCTCGGTGCAGGCCGGCACGACGGTGACGGCGACGGCAGGCGGAAACGCCTCCCTCGGCGGTACGGTCACCGCACCCGGCGCCATCTCGGTGACCGCGGGGGGCAACAGCGCGCTCGGCGGTAACGCCACCAGCGGCAGCACACTCACCGTCACCTCGGGCGGCAGTACAGCTATCAGCGGATCGGCCTCGTCAGTGGGCGACATGAGCCTCGCTGCGAACGGTGGCACGCTCTCCACGACGGGCAGCGTGACGACGCTCGGCAACCTCACCGCGAATGGCCAGCAGGGCGTGAATCTCGGCGGTAACGTCTACAGCCAGGGCAATGCGCAGATCGGCTCCGGCGTGGGCAACGTGGCCGTCGCGGGTACGCTCACGACTCCTGGCACGGCCACCATCAGTGCTGGACAGGACGTCACCGTCTCTGGTAACGCGCACAGCGGCGGTAGCACGTCCATTGCGGCCACGCGCGACGTGACCCTGAACGGCGGGCTCGAAGCCGACGGCACCAGCAATGCGACCGTCACCGCAGGCCGCGACATTACGGGCAGCGGCGCGGTCGGCGTCGCGAACGACACGATGCTCTCGGCGGGCCGCAACATTGACATCACGGGCGCGATCCAGACCGGCAACAATCTCGCGGCGACGGCGGGCACGAGCCTCTCGGTGGGCGCGACCACGGCGGTCGGCACCGAAACGCTGACGGCCACGAACGGCAGCGCCACCCTCGGAGGTAATGCGCTGTCCGGCGGCGCGATGAACGTCACGGCGGGCACCGGCATCAGCGCGCAGGGCACTGTCCAGAGTCTGGGCGACCTGGGCATGAACGCGAAGGGCGGCGACCTGACGGCGGCCAGCACGGTATCGACCGCGGGCAATGCCACGCTCAACGCCGGCGGCAACCTGAACCTGAACGGCCAGACCACCGTCTCGAAGGACGCCACGCTCACGGGCGCGAACATCACCACGCAGGGCGTGGCGGTGGGCGGCAACCTGAACGCGACCGCCACGCAGAACCTCGACACGTCAGCGGGGCAGCTGAACGCCACGTACAGCCCGAGCGCGCCGGCACTGAGTGTGAACGGCGACGCGACGCTGAAGGGTGCGAACGTCACCACGGCCAATGCGGTCATCGGCGGCACGTACAGCGCGACCGGTACCACGGGCCTGACGACGGGTGGTACCGCGGCGTACATGGGCAACGCGACGCTCGCCGGCGGCACGGTAACAAACGTCGGCTCGCAGATGGCGAAGGGCAACCTGGCCGTCTCGGGCTCGAACGTCAGTAACCAGGGTTCGCTGTCATCGCTTGCCACGATGGCGGTTAGTGCGGCGAACCTCACTAACACCGGCACGATCTACGGCCCCACTAACGCGATCAACGTCAGCGGTGGCACCACGAACACGGGCGGACTGCTGGCGACGAGTGCGCTCAATCTCGTAACGGGCGCGCTCAACAACAGTAGCGGGTTAATCTACACAGGGGACGTGAACAATCCTGGCGCCGCCGCGGGCGATGTAACCGTAACCGTGAATGGGGGCAACGGCACATTCAACAACACGAATGGCCAGATTCTCGCGCAGCACAACCTGACGCTCTACCTGCCTAACCAGGCATTCGATCCGTCCGCAGCTGCGAGCGGCACGCTCAACCTCGGCAATGTGCTCACCATCAACGCCCAGCAGTTGAACAACTCCGGTACCTGGGCGATGCCGGGCAACAATGTGTCGATCAACGCTGCGCAGGGGTTCACGAACACGGGCACGATCAGCAAGTCCGGTGACATCACGCTGTCGACGTCCGGCACGCTGTCCAACAGCGGCACGATCACCGCAGGCAACAACGTCAACCTGTCCGGCACCGTCGTGAATCAGGCGGGCGGAACGATACACGCCGACAACGACGTGAACCTCACCGGTGTGGCCACGAATGCCGGAACGGTCAGTGCAGTACGGGATGTGAACGTCAACGGCAGCAGCTACGACAACAGTGGTGCGGTGACCGCTGCGGGCCGCAACTTCAGCGCAAACCTGTCGGGCGATCTGGCCAATACCGGTGGCACGATCACGGCACAGAACGACGTCACGATCAACGCTGCGAATGTCCTGAACAATCGTGCGGGTGCAAACAGTACGACCACGACCAGTATGGGCACGACGATTAGCGCGACTGGTCTGGGCTCCGCACTGCTCAGCGCACCGCTTGGTTTGCTGACGCTGGATGACCTCAGTACCACGCCGGACGGCTCTACAGCCGATTACCGCGCGACAATCACAGGCCGCGTAGGCGACCTGCAGCTTGCTGGCACTAATACCGCTACTGCGCCTGATCTGAGCAGCGGGGCGCTTTACGGTATTGCACTTCCGACCGTCACGCGGACCATCACAACCACGCAGCCCTCAGGGGCTGCGGGTGTGATTGCTGCTGGCCACGATCTCTCGATCACAACAGGCAATCTGGGTAATCACGGCAGCACGATTTCCGCTGGCAACAATGCAACACTGAGGGTCGCGTCGCTGGACAACGGTGGCGACGCAAGCATCACGACCGTCACGGACACCATCGATGCTGCCTCCTACGCTTCCTTCCTCTCACAGCTGAAGGCGGCCTACCAGGCAGGCACACTGCAGGCCCTGGAAGGTACCCAGACGGTGGGCGGTTCAAATGGCGCGGGCGACGTCTATATCGAAACCCTGTCGATCAACACAGGCACTGCTCCGCCGTCGGGCCAGACATCGACTTTGACCACGTGGACCAGCCAGAACGCTGGGCAGATTGTTGCTGGTAACAATCTCTCACTCACCGGCACGGGTGGCGGGCTTACGAACGCGGGCAATCTGTACGCGGCCCAGGATCTGGTTATCAGCGCCGGCAGTTTTACGAATCAGGGCTATCACACCAGTAACCTGACATCGACGTCGGGGTGTGCCGCGGGCGTTGCGCAGGATCAGTGCGGCATGTTCGGGGTGAACCTGGATAGCTCCACCAGCCTGCCGTGGACTTTCCAGCGGCCGGGTCAGGCATTCACCAATCCGTACACGACCCGCTTTCAGCAGCAGTACGTTCTTGGTAGCTACTACAGAGGCTGGGTGCCGGGCAACGATGGCTCTGCGGTTTATGGAGACCAGACCAGCACGCAGAGCTACAGCTACACGCAGACGAACAACACCGTGTTTGCCGGGCGTGACCTGATCATCGCCGCGCCGACGGTTAGCAACGCATACGGCAACCTGCTGGCGGGGCGTGACGTTGTGATCGGCGGTTCGGGCACTTCGCGCGACAACACCAATCTGGCCAGTCCGCAGACCACGCTTACGCAGGCTGGCAGCCTGACGAACAGCTCGGGGAATATCCAGGCCGGGCGCGACATGGCGCTTGCCGTTAGCTCGCTTGTCAATACGCTGACCGCACCTGCCCAGATCTATCAAAACTACGGAACCACGGCGCGCTACGGCTGCAGCGGGGCGTCATATCACTTCTGCGATGCATTCGTCGATGTGCAGTCCGGCGACGCCTCGACGATTACGGCAAACCGCAACCTGTCGGTCAGCGCGGGCACTGTGACGAATACCGGCAGCCTGATCACGGCGGGCAGCCAGGCCACCGTCACGGCCTCCTCCGGCATCACGAACCAGGACCAGACGCTCAACGCGTACTGGCACGACGCGTTCAATGGAGGGGTGATCGGCGGCTCAATGCCCCCGGACAACTTCGGCTGCGGCACATCCGGCAACTGCTCAACCCTGTTCGGCAGCGCGTATCGATCGGGCGATGGTGTCCAGCCGCCCACGCCGTACCAGAGCCTGCCCGGCACGATCCAGGCCCCGTCGCTCACAGTGACCGCTGGCGGTGCCCTGCAGAACTCCGGCAACGTGATGGGGCAACAGGTGTCGCTTACCGGTGCATCACTTGTCAACGGCCTGACCTCTCCCGGTGCCTATACCCCGCAGCCGACTGTATCGCAGCAGGTCATTCCGCTCGGGCCACCTGGCGTGCCGGTGATTGCCAGCACGGCGCTGAATGGCGCTAATGGCGTCAACGGTGCCGTTTTCCAGCCGTCCTCCATACACAGTACCGTAGGCCTGAGCGCGGGCACGGCGATTGGTGATCAGTCCGTCGGTGTGCCCGGTTCACCCGCTGTCTCCCGTGCGGGCGTGCCGTCGATGAGCAGTGTGCAGGCGGTGAATGGCCAGGCTAGTGTTTCGCCCTCGTACTTGCTCAACAATCCCGCGTCGCAGGTGATCGCCAGCGTAGGGCCGGCGCAACTGATCGCGAATCTGCCGGCTAACCTGCAGCCGTCGTCGAGCATCTTCTACTACGACCCGTTCACGGAGGATCAGGTCCTCCAGCAGGCTGCGCTCAACCAGACGGGGCAGGCCAGCTTCATCAGCGGGCTCACGTACGACAGCCAGAACCAGAAGTCGGTCACCGACCAGGAAAAGTCGGTCCTGTACGCCAACGCGATCCAATACGCCGAATCGCACAACGTTGCTCTCGGCACGGCCCTCTCACAGCAGCAGATCGCGTCGCTGGACGCGCCCATGCTCTGGTACGTCGAGGAGACAGTGCCTGAGCCGGGATGCACTGCAACGGGCACCGTCAGCTGCCCGACCGTGAACGCGCTGATGCCGCAGGTCTACCTGCCGCAAAATTATGCCGTCGTAGAGCACGACGGCGCGATTACCGGCCAGAACGTGACGCTCACAGCCAGCAACGGCGGCACGATCACCAACACCGGCGCTATCACGGCGACGGATTCACTGACCGTCAATGCCGGAACGCTGACAAACCAGCAACGCTCCACGGACATCGGTACGCAGTACACGATGGTCGGCCCTTACGGGCTTCTCACGACCACGGGCACCGTCACCCAGCAAGGCGGCTTTATGTCCGCCGGCAATTACGACCTGAACGTCGACAGGCTGGAACAGATCGGGGGGGCACTCCAGAAGCTGTCCACCGATGGTTCGATCGATACGGCGGGCACAACCCAGCAGCTTGCAGCGCTCAAGGCGCAGCTTGGCAGCAGCTTCGTACAGGGCACGGCAACCAACGACCTGCATACGAGCTTCACGTCGCTCGCGGACAGCCCGGGTGCGTTCGAGATGATCGGCATGGCTGTCACGGTTGTCGTGGCGTCGTTCATCACGGCGGGATTGGCGAGTGCCATGATGGGTCCCGTCATGGCGGGCACCGTCGGCGGTTCGATGGTCTCTGCTGGCGCCGCGGGATTCGTGGGCAGCGCCGTGTCGCAGGCCAGTACCGGTCAGTTCAGCTTTACGACGGCGCTGGAAGGCGGCGCGGTGGGAGCCGTCACAGCGGGTCTGACGAACGGCATCACGTATTCCGCCGACAATGGCTTTGGCTGGTCAGGGCTTGGCGCGAAGATCAGCGACAACAGCCTGTCGGCGCTGGCTGGAGTGAAGAACGTTGGCGGCGTGCTTGTACCTCAGGCAGGTGCCACGACGGCGTCGACCATCGGTCAGGTGGCTGTCGCGATGGGAGCGGAAGCCACGATCCAGGCTGGAGTGCAGACCGCCATCCAGGGCGGCAGCTTCCTTACGAACCTGCGCAACTCCGCGGTAAGTGACCTCGCGGCAGCAGCGGCCTACGGCATAGGTAATGCCGCCAGCGTACAGGGTTCCCCGATTGCTGTCGGCACGCCTGGCTATTGGCTCGCTCACGCCGCATTAGGCTGTGCAGCCAGCGCAGCGGAAGGCACCGGCTGCGCGGGCGGGGCGATTGGTGGTGCCACGAGTGCGGTGCTGTCGCCGTGGGTAATTGGTCAGATTGATCCGACTGGAAAACCGCTTGATCCCGGCCAGGCAGCGGCGGTGGCGGCGCTGGCTACGCTCAGTTCCGGAACACTGGCTGGATTGCTGGGGCAGAACGTCCAGGGAGCGATGACGGCGGCCCAGAACGAGGCGATCAACAACGCTGCGAAACACATCGGCGGGGTGAATCCAGACGCGGCAACGCATGATCCCGGCATGCAGGGTTACGACGCGGAGAACGATACGCACCGCGTGCTGCCTTCCTCTGGAGGAGTCGCCAACGAGGCGGAAGCCGGGGACAACGTAACCGTTGGGCAAGGCACGCCTGTTGGTGCGGGGGCTGCAGCGTACGCGCCCGGACAGGCATCGTTTCAGCGCGGGATACAATTCCAAGGCGATGCGCTGTCTGCGCTCGGTCTGCCCGAGAATACCGTACGAATTACCGTCACGTTACCCAATGGCTCGCCTGTCACAGTGGTTCCAGATGCTGTGGACGGCTCAACTATTATTGAGGTGAAAGATGTTGCAAACTTGTCGAATTCAAATCAGTTCAGAGGCTATCTGGCCACAGGTAACCCGATTCAATTAATCGTTAGTCCGAACACGAAGACAATTTCTCAGCCATTGCAAAATTTGATCAACAACTCTGGCGGATCAATTCGCGTCTTCAATCCAGCAACAGGAACATTTCGTCCATGGACGTCGAAATAG
- a CDS encoding protein-L-isoaspartate O-methyltransferase family protein codes for MTNVEVLRAFYARYITAMGACRDPKIREAFAVVEREKYLGPGPWNAYTPTGYVSTDTSDPAVLYQDILIGLKTDRGINNGEPSLHARCLDAAGISRGETITHIGSGTGYYTALLAHLTGEAGRVAAYEIDPGLSAHATSNLAHLEHVRVLEESGTNAVLPRSDLIYVSAGATHPLDSWLEALNDGGRLIFPLTPNRGLGGMLLVTRVAANSYAAKFISPAMFIECIGARDDATGESLVRAFESNTTAAVRSLRWKTPADQSAWFVGADWWLSTSDPHGFSS; via the coding sequence ATGACGAACGTAGAAGTGCTTCGGGCCTTTTATGCGCGATACATAACGGCCATGGGAGCGTGCAGAGACCCGAAAATCCGGGAGGCGTTTGCGGTGGTCGAAAGGGAAAAGTATCTTGGTCCCGGTCCATGGAACGCATATACGCCGACAGGATACGTCTCGACCGACACGTCCGATCCTGCCGTTCTCTATCAGGACATTCTGATCGGGCTCAAGACCGATCGAGGCATCAACAACGGTGAGCCGAGCCTCCATGCACGTTGTCTGGACGCCGCGGGCATCTCGCGAGGCGAAACCATCACACACATCGGTTCGGGAACCGGCTATTACACAGCACTTCTTGCGCACCTCACCGGTGAAGCCGGGCGTGTGGCTGCGTATGAGATTGACCCGGGTCTCAGTGCGCATGCGACGTCGAACCTTGCTCACCTGGAACACGTCCGGGTGCTCGAAGAAAGCGGAACTAACGCAGTGCTGCCGCGATCGGATTTGATTTACGTGAGTGCGGGTGCGACGCACCCGTTGGATAGCTGGCTTGAAGCACTCAATGATGGCGGCCGCCTGATTTTCCCATTGACGCCAAACCGCGGTCTTGGCGGCATGCTGCTTGTGACACGTGTTGCGGCCAACTCATACGCGGCAAAGTTCATCTCTCCAGCGATGTTCATCGAGTGTATCGGCGCTCGTGACGATGCAACCGGGGAATCCTTGGTCAGGGCGTTCGAATCAAATACAACGGCGGCAGTCAGGTCTCTAAGATGGAAAACGCCTGCGGACCAATCTGCGTGGTTCGTGGGAGCCGACTGGTGGCTATCGACCTCCGACCCGCACGGTTTCTCTTCTTGA
- a CDS encoding GNAT family N-acetyltransferase, translated as MASRSIRRATADDVRVITQIRNDAHANKVAHGDYAWGRDGDGFSERWVLNSLSRRAVYVVEHDCMPVGTFSLDWDDETYWGPQEPIAGYVHGLSVRKGFNGRGLGSFMIDWCATQVNMQNRRFVRLGCDARNTKLCAYYESLGFVRVGVKPMPELGDYVDSLFEKSANPMRGSGC; from the coding sequence ATGGCCTCAAGAAGCATCCGCCGCGCAACAGCAGATGACGTCCGAGTTATTACGCAGATCCGAAACGACGCGCATGCGAACAAGGTGGCCCATGGCGATTATGCATGGGGCAGGGACGGAGATGGCTTTTCAGAGAGGTGGGTACTGAACAGTCTCTCGCGAAGAGCGGTGTATGTTGTCGAACACGACTGCATGCCGGTGGGGACGTTTTCTCTGGATTGGGATGATGAAACGTACTGGGGGCCTCAAGAACCAATTGCCGGCTATGTGCATGGACTGTCCGTGAGAAAGGGCTTCAACGGTCGTGGACTCGGCAGCTTCATGATCGATTGGTGCGCCACCCAGGTCAACATGCAGAACCGGCGTTTTGTTCGATTGGGCTGCGACGCGAGAAACACAAAGCTCTGTGCCTACTATGAGTCGCTTGGCTTTGTCCGTGTAGGAGTAAAGCCCATGCCCGAGCTTGGCGACTATGTCGATTCACTGTTTGAAAAATCGGCGAATCCGATGCGTGGGTCAGGATGCTAG
- a CDS encoding lipid II flippase Amj family protein — MDAQLFIICGLTFVIHVIATLAYAVRIAGVRTRRIAVSFSLFGIIALVSRTANSFQGPFIAKRVELDIAQHLERGLLGDFRLFLVTATAASVVGALLIPTFQRYFSRAVEHFQAKRSLPRLVLHFFSRGGINYLRDGARVPSRQNISQLASGAGVSGMVIALNVFAMAIWTVGVFASLYAGYLKPDLRVTCANLSSVINGFATVVLAVVIDPQVSVMTDDVIEGRISENSFRRAITTLACARVLGTLCAQIMLVPAALIIVRIAELI, encoded by the coding sequence ATGGACGCCCAGCTTTTCATTATCTGCGGACTGACATTCGTAATCCACGTTATCGCGACGCTGGCCTACGCGGTACGGATCGCTGGCGTCCGCACGCGACGTATCGCTGTGTCGTTCTCTCTGTTCGGGATCATCGCCCTTGTCTCCCGAACGGCGAACTCCTTTCAAGGGCCATTCATAGCCAAGCGCGTAGAGCTTGATATCGCCCAGCATCTTGAGCGTGGCCTGCTCGGTGATTTTCGTCTCTTCCTGGTGACAGCCACGGCGGCGAGCGTAGTCGGCGCGCTGCTGATCCCAACGTTTCAGCGATATTTCAGTCGTGCTGTCGAGCACTTTCAGGCCAAACGTTCATTGCCGCGCCTCGTGCTCCACTTTTTCAGCCGTGGCGGCATCAACTATCTGCGGGACGGTGCGCGGGTTCCGTCACGCCAAAACATCTCCCAGCTCGCGAGCGGTGCCGGGGTCTCGGGTATGGTGATAGCTCTCAACGTCTTCGCGATGGCCATCTGGACTGTCGGAGTTTTCGCGTCGCTCTACGCTGGATATCTGAAGCCAGATTTGCGTGTGACGTGCGCCAATCTATCGTCGGTGATTAATGGCTTTGCGACCGTGGTGTTAGCGGTGGTCATCGACCCGCAGGTTTCCGTCATGACGGACGACGTGATCGAAGGCCGGATCTCTGAGAATAGCTTTCGGCGAGCCATCACCACCCTTGCTTGTGCGCGTGTTCTCGGGACCCTTTGTGCGCAAATAATGCTTGTACCGGCCGCGCTGATTATCGTACGCATCGCCGAGCTGATTTAG
- a CDS encoding PAAR domain-containing protein, protein MRNVIRVGDPTSHGGVVETGDSTFEVDGRAVARVGDICTCPIAGHQGCVIVEGDPAFVIGGRAVAFDGHKTSCGAVLCSTASTFGGE, encoded by the coding sequence GTGAGAAACGTTATTCGCGTAGGTGACCCGACCAGTCATGGCGGTGTCGTGGAAACTGGCGATTCGACCTTCGAGGTCGACGGCCGCGCTGTCGCGCGTGTTGGAGACATCTGCACCTGCCCGATTGCCGGCCACCAGGGTTGCGTCATCGTCGAAGGCGATCCGGCTTTCGTGATAGGTGGCCGCGCTGTCGCGTTCGATGGACACAAGACGAGTTGCGGGGCCGTACTTTGCTCCACAGCCAGTACCTTCGGCGGCGAATGA